The Mercurialis annua linkage group LG7, ddMerAnnu1.2, whole genome shotgun sequence genome includes the window TACAAATATACATGTAACAAAGAGCAAAGAACAAAACTGGAACAAGTAGATGAATAGAcaataatttaataactttttagcaatgttaAACAAATGTGGTGGGAAGGGGACCATTACCATAATTGTTAATATTAATACACCAAATAAGAGTTTAcaataaatatagaaaaaacAATCAAACTCAACTTGTCAAATCTACTACAGCATCCTCCACAAGCTCTGCCAGCAATTTTTCTTCTATTTCAACTCCCAATTTATCTAATTCCATTCTCATATTCTCAACCCACCCTTTCCCCACCACTTCCTTCCTAACCACCCTCTCCACCACCAGGCTGGACCTGTCCCCACTTTCCTCATAACTCAACTTTCCAAACCATTCCTTCATTTGGCCCCACACATGCTCCACTACCATGGATGATGGTGTTCCTTCTTGTATCAACCCGGGCACCACCATTGCGCTCCTATCGAACCCGCAACGGGTGATTTCCGCGAGTGCTGCATTAACGCAGTCGAATACGAGTTTCCTATTTGATCGTCTTTGTCTTCGCCTGGCCTCATGCAGGAGTTCCTTGTCGTTTAGGTTAgcgtatttgtttcttaacgcggGGTCGATTGGGCTTTCCGGCGAGTGCCATCTCGAAGAAAATGAATCTAATTGTGTGTTTCCGTCGAGGCCAGCTGCGGATAACAATGTCTGGATGAAGAAAGGCCAGTCTTGTTCTTCTTCCTCGGGACATATAGACATGGAAGAGGGTCTTAATGAAAATGATGTAGCTGTCTCTGCATACGAATCATCCCATGATAAGGTTCTAGCTATTGATTCTATCGGTGGTGACTTGTCGATCAAATTAGACTTAAGAGGCACCTCAGCTCCTGTtagaaatgaataaaaataattaccaaTTAAAATGCAAATTTTGAGTTTAAGATGAATAAGGATGCAGAAAATGCATCGGAAATTTCTTAATAGTTCTAAAAGCTAACTAACCACGGCAATTTAGCCTGAAATTGCCAGAAGATTCTGCAGCTGTGTTGTCATCTTCATCAAAGTTGGGTTCCAAAACTGATACTGGGCTTGGTTGATCCTGGTTCTCTCCCATATTCCCAGGCTTTGCTACTGATAGGGCATCCTGCAAAAAATCAAGTTTACGGAGTTATTCAACATTCAATAGTCGGTTAAAATGATTGGAAGTGAATATTGATATTCAACTTTGGAAGCCAACAATGCAGAGCAAACTAAAAATGCTCCCATTGTCATTATAAGCTGGTAACTTGGGACATTGAAGAAGCCCGTGTATGGATAATTAAATACGAAGATGGTCTCAACGATCCCATTTCAGATTGCTATTCCATTTTTCcactataaatatttcaaaGAGCATGGGAAAACACCATTTCAAGAAAAGACGCTATTTTTCTGTACTATTTCCCATTGGCGCCGACAAGACAAACCCATTTCAATGTTCCCTTCATTCCAGGTAGAACTGCAACTAGGAGGTATTCATATTTCTCCACAATCAATCGATTTCATTGTTCTGAACTTGGCATGTAGAAGAGGACGAAATCCAAAATTTTGAACACAAACAGAAAGTCCAACAAGTCGCCCAataacaaattaacaataataGCAGCAAATGCAAGCGAAACTAAACATAAAACATGAATAAGCAATACATACCTCTTGGAAAACAAGCCCTTGTTTTCTTGCCGTGCCAATCAAGTCTGGAAAAGTAGTTTTACTTGACGATCCACGTAAACCAGGGGACAGACAATTATCAAGACCACTACTATTAGCACATTGAGACGCGTCATTACCAATCTTTCCAGGAGAGGAAGGCATTGGTGACCCTGGTGTTTCAGGGGTTGCAGATTGAGATTCATCATTAGATTGAGACACACAGTCTTTTTCTTTACTTGATCTCTTATTACTTGAGAAAAATAAACTAGAAACTTTCCATTTGAAAGATGATTTTGTACTTTTTGCCTTCCTCAATTCCTTTGAAATTTCTGATTTTCCTACCTCTGAATTTGAAACATCAACGCTGAGCCCGGTATCATATACAGTAACAGATACAGGAACAGATCTAGACCTGAGAAGACTTTTAGGAGAATTAGACACGCCTTCTTCTTTGTCTAAATTATTTGATAAGCAAGAAGATGATTCCCTCGATTCTTGCTCCTTGTTAGTAACATCTACTTCAGATTTTGCCAATTTCTTTGTATCTGATAGAGCAAGCATCTCACCCAATGTGCTAGAACTTCTACGAGCATTTTTTTGCTCCTGAGAACTCCCAGTTGATGCCATCATGGCCCATCTTTCAGAAAGTCGTTTTTTTGCCTCTCTGCAAACAGATGACTCAGGAGAACACGATGCACGgctaaaggaagaagaagaataggGACTCCCAAACCTATTAAGATATTCCCATGAATGTCTTGAAGTAGGGGACATGATTTCTGAATCACTAAGATTTCCCACTGCGTACTCATTTTCAGATTTGTTAAAGGAACTATCATCACCAATATAGCCATTGGAAAAAACAGAAGAAAGGAGAGTTTCATCTCTTCGATGACCCATTGAAGTTTCATCCATGGGATGAGTGGTGCCCTTTGCCACCTCTCTCGATTCTTGTGCCTCATCATCTTCCGGTACGTAAAAATCTTCTCCCTGCAATGTTCTTGGCGGCGACAAAGGTGGTGAAACTACAGTCTTAACGTCATGCGTCTTCCCAGAGCTAGGCTTCAATACTACAATTCGAGTAGGTTGAGCAGGATATTCTTCAAATTTTTGATTCGCATAAATTGGAGAACATCCAGAATTATTTTTCTCCCGAACAGTGCTTTGGCCAGTTGGAGCTGCTCTCTTGAACTGTTTATCACCTTTTTTCCCTGGTCCTGAAAATTTCTCAATATCCATCACATTCGAAGGTCTAAGAACGGTGATGCGTTTTGTCTCAGGAGATGGAGTAGACTGCACATCATACAGATGTGGAGAGAACATGGAATTGGGTTCCTGGAGAAATTTGAGGAATATATCTCTATTTGAACTTAAAACTTCTAATGCATCTTGAAATTCCTTGGACTGGCGACCTTTTTCATCTGTAGCCAATCGTTTTGCTTCCATGAACTTTTGGCGAACGAGAGTCATCTTTCTCTCATTTGCGTTCTCATGATGCCTTCCCTTATGCAGTGAACTATCTCTCACGTCTGTAGTTTGGGATTGTTGCCATATCTCATATACATCTCTATACTCATTACTCTCTTcatggtgatgacctacacgctGTATTTTCTCATCCAAGCTATGATCTTGCTCCCAACACTCCACTAGTATACCTGAGTGACTTAGAGAACGTCTTGAATAGCCTCTCGAGTGACTTCTTTCTGCAGCTGAATTGGACTGCTGATGTGGGAGGGTATCAAGTCCCATCAACTTGGCAACCACATTAGGCGGGTTGTGTCTACTATCAACTTCTTTAGACATTTCTCGTGCTATGAGTGTCTTTATGGGTGTTCCATTTGATTTCTTATTTGAAGAGCTTCTTTTCAACTCGGAAACAATCTGCAAACCAGCATAACCAAATAAATTGTAGAATAAAAGAATGCAATGTTGCAAAACGCAAGCAAGTTTTGCATAAAATTTGTATCATTGCTAATCTATAATTAACAAAGACAATAAGGTTATCTCCgaaaaattaccattttatcCTCAATCTGATCTCCAAACGGTGAACTCATCATCCTTGCAACATCTGAGCGACTCCTCGAGAGTGATGAAACTGATAAAGAACACTTACATGTCAAAGAAATTTTAGATTGATGACTAAATTAAAAAGAAGAGAACCTCATCATTTCATAGAGTTACTACTTGGGCAGAAAACTTAATTTGACAAGATTGGGAACTTCCCCAAGGAGGAAATCACCATCATAAACcaacacaaatatataaataaatcacaAGAATTATGTCGGTCTAGCTCGAGCtacttaaaaagaaattaaagaagTTAACAATGTGAAATCACAACTTCACTTCTTCTGATCAAATCTGAAGCTTTAAATAGTCAAACAAACCCTAGAGAACCTAGTTTAAGTCCTAAATGTATGGGAACATAACGAAAGCCTACCATCACGATGTGGTTTATCTGTGAGCAGCCGGTTTCCGTTTACGCCACTGGTCAAATCGAAAAGGTTAACCATTCGACCCAAGCATCCTGGAAACTGTTTCTCTATACTCTGAGCCTTCTTATCCTGAATCCCATTCATTTTAGCACCCGCTCTGGCCGTCACAAACACATAATTCAATGTTAATCTATCAACTCAGACATATACAAGAGTGCATTTCACAGAAAGTTCATATCTTGCTTATAGTGTAGATCACACAAAACCCCAAGCTTAAGATACTCAAAACACATTcagattaaaattaatatacaacaaaacaaaaataaatcataccCACTTCAGTTTATGGTTTACTAATCAAGAAGCAGCAATTTCAGAGGTAAAAGGAGTTGATATGAGACAAAACAAATGGATAAAATTGGCTTGGTAATCTGTGACAATTAATTAAAAGGCCTTAATTATTAAtactgaaaatttataaaataaaacttcaagtaattgctaataaggatatgaaaaaaaaaagtttgaaataaatAGCTTAAGTTCTACCTAAATTATGACCAAAGACTCAAAATTTTCAACAACTTAAAAGCATaggaattaatattttaaatcataacTGAAACCTGAGAATCAGCCAAAAATCATGCTAATTAAAAAAcagttttagattttaaaaaaatattgaacacTTTAAGTAAAGCTTAAAaggaatttttattatttttctaaagcATTCACAGATGAAAGGAATAGAGAAAGATCGGATTAAAAAAAGGGTTTGagacaaaaagaaaaagaaaaaagtgtgTAAAGTGGTAAAGAAGGTGAAAATGTGGGGGGGAAACCTGGTGGCCGGAATGTGACATTCCGGTGGGAAGTGACGGTGGTGGGCGTGGGGAGATCTGCTAAGAATGggagtggtggtggtggagttGGAGGAGTTGTTAGTGACAGTGTGGGAAGAGAGAGAGgggttttgatattattatgtgTCACCGACAGAGTGTGGGTCTTCAATTAtggaattttgttttaattctcATTCACATATACGGaaaattaattgctttaaaatgaACTTTGGTAAAAATACAGCAAAatctcaataaattaatatttaattattttagttttaataaatatacagagcaatcttaataaataaataatattttatctttagtttaataaatatacagaaaaatcttaataaaataaataatattttagttttagttttgatTTAGACTGCTATATTAAAATACTTCTTACATCTCAATAGACTTATCTACTTTCTCTTTATCACACagctaaaaaattataaattttaaaaataaatatatttttattatattattatttaatatagccattaatttattttattagaacaattaaattaatttaatattttttgtaaattttaggcagaaggtacaaaaaaatcttcgaccttttctcaaaaatacatatcaattttttattttttgggcacaattaaacccttgtatttttaaaattgagcaattaaattcttattattttaaaatcgaacaaataaatccttttagtttacttttgggacacttactctctcaaattttcggtaaatattttaattattaaaaaaattgaattttttttctcctatatgattatgagatacatgtcagccattaacgagtgtttctaatggtgtTGGACAAAAGAggttgtagacacctattttcggACTAAGAAACTGAAGCGTTCCATGATAATTttcagagaaatctgtccgggtgacAAGCTTtcaatttgcttgctggaatctaaggaGGCGTAATCTATGCACAGTTCTatacttggaggattaaaacgcaatCAGGCGTAATCTATGCACAGTTCTAtatttggaggattaaaacgcaattaggCGTAATCTATGCACAGTTGTaaatttggaggattaaaacgcaatGAGGcataaatagcctataaaaatccaaatagATCGTAATCAAAGtcaagaaattggactaattgcaatgtcttgaaagtttatgggtcaatttgcaagttttacggactgaaattgaccataacCAAACCTATAGGGCCTAAGGAatcttttttaacactttcgggcACTAAAACATACTTTTATCACTCATTTACTTAGCCAACAAGTTataatacgaatttaattaattaaatagagtttaaGGTTAATCCTAATTCTCCATGACatatcacttcacacactttcaccTTAGAAGAtttaagaatattttaaaagattctAGAAAACCCTATACCTAACGAGACCCTTATAAATACAGTCTTAATCCAGTCTGGCAAAAAGGTGGCACACAAATCTTAGAAATCAGAAGCAAAAATTTGGCCCCTTCCATTAGTATAGCGAAACCCAAAAATTACACATCACACACACGCAAATATCTAGTCCTGAAATACTAgtacgtgttaattctccaaaAACGCAATATCTGCACGGATTCAAAGCTGGATTCCGTATCCACTTTACCAGTAAACGAGTCAAGGACTCAGACCGGTAATTCTAAGGACCCTCAATattattcctttgattttgTCGTCAAAATTGTATGCCATGAATATTATACTTGTTGTGATTGTATATTTTAGGGTGTATGTTAGCTTATGTGTTAGTTTTAGCCATAAAATTGCAATATTTAGCTTAAACATTAATTGTCAAATTGCCATGAAATCGatgaataagcatgttaatgaCTGATTTAATGTGTTTAATACGTTCTAATCCAGAAACTCAGTTAATTGTAGCTCTTAGGATGCATGTTAGGTGTAATTTTGAGCTTGTTTGCCATGAAAAAACAATTTTCGAACTTGCTGCCTAAAACCTATTATTGATTaaatgagctttaaacactctgTAAATGTCatatttggattccttgtttgATTTTATGCGGTTTTGACTACTTTCATGATAAATGGagttgaaacgagtgagaacgaagccaAACAAAACGAGCTCTGAACCTGCCGACGAACCGGCGCCGCCGCCAGAATAGGTTGGCGCCGCCGCCACTATGAACTGTCGGCACCGCCAGATCAAATTGGCGCCGTGTTCTTCGCTCTTCAACCTCCCAGATTCGCTCCCAGATCCTCCAAACTTCGATCTGAATTTCAAAACGTGTTTCCGGACCCATCAGGACTCCAAATCAGGCTCAGTTTGAACTAGACGTAGATAACTTCatgtattttcatattttgtATTGTAACGGGCCAGAACCGAAGTAAAACGGACtcagaagtccaaatatgtatCATAGTGTTTacaccgggcccacgagcccgaggcccagcaaaccaacAACTTTTAATGTCGATTCTGGGTTAACCCGAACTCAGAATCGACTCTAGATCAAACCATTACAACCGGTTCggcgagacgcacaactcttgTGATCTGATCGAAAGCCAATTCCGACTAGACCGATGATCAAAACCCGCGTGAGTGTTActcactcaaagtcaacgaggttaaaaagtattcccaaacttgtatgtatatcaaactgcccctgagcatgccagcattgtttatttctttccaaaagcattcaaaatccaataataatcagttaaaggactaatcacctaaaattggctcATTAATacaattccagcccatcacttaaaCATCGTAGGACTCGTACGAAATAgtagtaacgtttgtataggctcttcaagactcacctaaaaaaatcaatcaatcacacttatacatccggtttaggctttatgcatgtaaaatatccagaccagccagacttatactatttgttagaaacctctaaggttagatgtatggttaggagtacctgctacttgcctcaaatgctagttcagatcgagtcatatgcgcgtcaaacatgtttacagctttcatacatgtttatatacagctttcatatcctatgaactgcatatactgttgagatgagatataaaacaaatatgtccagtaaataaagccggtaacataTAAGtgaagcacaagagtctcggagaggtccacgaaccctcgtctttggtctgatgcacgataagCTTACCGGATGCGggtaaggttatctagtcggttaaaaggcattttctagttgaactaggtggcaactccatttttcaaaccatttccagatcgagaagtcagcaaTAAGCCTTGGGTGAGCGGCctccgaaccccgctccgctcacagaggttatttgttttatttaaaaacaaaacggGCTTAATTATactcaaaaaagtaaaatggCTTATctgtacttttgtgaaaactacgagggttttttgtaccttttgcttttattttactAATAAATTCTGgctcatttaaaaaaaagagttttaTGAATGTTTTTCTCGGTGCAAGTTAAACTGTCCTTGTTGACAAATTTCGGTTCTCAAAATATggggagaaaataaaaaaattcttaaatctAAAGAATATACAAGTGTGTAGTCTTAAGCTACAAATAATTGATGAGGTACTTAAAAAGGAGGCATACCAAAAAGATGATACTAAGCATATCCACGAATTGATGATGAAATTGAATGATGCGCACAGTTATTTTAGGAATGAGAGATATCAAAGAAGATAAAATGGAGTATAATTCTGAAAAAAAGGGAATGAATTGTATGAAATCGGTTATTAGTAAAAAGAGCTTGGGTAATAGTTTTTATTATCACAAGACTGGATAAGATTTTTGAGTCTAAAGTTTTTTCAAAGAAGGTTTTAAATGAAATTGTTGAGTATAAGAGAGTTGCTAAGGTGGGTAATGAGAATAAAATTTGAGGATCTCTATTTGCTTATAATAGAGCTAAGGTTAATAAAGCTAGACTTCACTATCATCCTCTAGCTTTGAACAATGTATGAGAGCGGTTAGGTTCCATTCTGTAGAGGTGAATGTGGAAGAAAGTAAATGAAAATTTGTGCTAATTTGCTTTGTTATAAGGACAAACCCTggattttttattcttattggAGTTTGTGATGAATAGATAGAGAAATATaggaataaaaaaagatatCTAGGTTGATCCAAAATGTTTCTATCACAATTAAAAGATGAAGAGAGAAAACTGAAGGCTCTATATAATGCTCCCATCTTTTTTGACAAATGACTTGTGGTTCTAAAAGAATAGCAGAGGAGAATGGAAGCTTAAGGTTGATAAATTATTAAAGATTTCTATCTTGATCCAGTTTCTTAAGCTCTTATGGGAATTCTGGCAATAGAATGACAAGCTTATATGGTAGAttgatgtatatttttttatcagtaaatagaagaaaaaaaacaagatAATACAAGTAGTCTAGAAGAAGCGACCAAATATAAACACATTTACACTAAAGAAGAGTTAAACCTAATCTTCAGCCCGATTATGCGCATATGTGTTTAGGGCTCGAGGAATATAATGAACTTCTGATGTGTTGAAGGATAGTTGAAGATGCCAAATGTCGTCACAAAGATCTTTCCACCAAATGTTAGAGCAAAATTCTACATTTATAGTTCTTGATATCTAAAGGGCATCACCCTCAAACGTAACGTCTGTCCATCTATTGCTTGTAGCCCAATTCATCGCTTCTCGCAACGCCAATAATTCCAGGATTCAAGGATCTCATATGTGTCTGAAATGgcagaaaatttaaaaatgatccTAAGATGATCATCCTTAACAATGTAGATCGATGCATATTGAACAATGTACTAATGATTTATCTAGTTTGGCACTAGAGTCTTGGTAGGTTTAGAGATTTTTCTCACGAAATGATATTAGAGGATGAGTCAAGGGaacaatttgattaaaaattcatttatgaATGAAGGCCACATTTTTTGTTTAAGTGTAAAACTATGAAGTATATTACTATGGACTATAAAGATACTAAACCTATATAGAAAATGTGGATTCATAAAAGCTTGAAAgttaagaagaaaaataatgcTAAACAGAAGAAAATTGTTCATGCGTTTTTTAAGTAAATGATGGAGGGGTTAGGCAATTAAACAAGTGAAGGAATTCATAGCCAAAAATGTTAGGATCAGGAAAATTCTTGAAGAGCAGAAGCAGGAATTTCGCTATAAAAATCctctattattaataaaaaaagtggtactaaaatacatgttttgacattttatttacaactttacattttcttttctgacttttttcatttacgaaaaagaccttttttttaatttcataaatatcttttttggtttttaatttcgattttcggttttttcggttcgatcGACCGATCCGACCggcatttttttatatagtgtaaaattagtgtatatatagtgttaatttttattttttatagatttttttctggaattttttattttatttttttatagtgtcgcagtagtgtatatatagtgtttttatggtgtttatatagtgtaaaattagtgtatatatagtggaTAAGtggtgtataagtagtgtataagtagtgtatttatggcattttgtagttttttgtggtttatacCATGaaacactacaaatacaccaccataaacactgcaaatacactataaacactgtaaatgcaccataaatatactaaaaacgatataaatacactattaatacaccaaaaatacactaaaacgtaaagatattataaaattattacaaatgcaccataaatcaatattttgtttataaaatcagtagcaataaacaaatttatgaataaaagaagacaaaataaataattatatgaataatagaacaattttataaacaaaaaattacagatctacaataatttatttacaaaatatttaaatcattacaaaaaatctaaaaaattacacaaatctaaagacgggtcgagaaatccatagcgcgaacggaaaagacgaacggactagcgcgaacggaaaagacgaacggaaaaacgaccggaaacgacgagacaTCCATcgaaagtagacgaacggaagcgtgaccggaaagacgaacgaAAAAGACGAGCGGAAAAGTAATCgaaggagataaactgaaaatcaaatgaaaaagaagagagaagaagagagagaaaaaaaggtggttatgtaaaagtttaacctaaaatgagataagattTTTTTgtatagtgggtatttttggtaaataagttagcttattaggtagCCTTGGATAAGAGGAAAAAATGGACCAAAATAGTGTAAATACTTTGCAAAAAAcatgtatttgaaaaataatcccaTAAAAAAAGGTAAAGTTGTTGCTAATACTGAACATAAAGgtaatttataaatgaaatcGAGAGACATGGCGGTTCTTTTAtctcttaatttatttatcttttttatttttatttttatttttacttttattatccatatataatttaattaattatcactttaatcctccatttttttaatttttgtttatccaATTTAATCACTTAAATTCCGatatttacatattatttatagacaaataaataatacgatttcataatatattatttctCACCGATAATCTTTTATCTGTCGATCTCGATTATTATATTCTTGTCGTTCCGGTTGTTCAAAACAAGACATGGTGCCTACTTTAGCAATGTCAAATTTATGGGATATTACAGCTGTCTAACAATACTATTTATAAAGGTTAGGGTGATCTAGGGTTAGCTAGGGTTAGGTTTTTGTCAAATTATTATTATggccttttttaattttaattaatattattaagatAGGTAATTAAAGAATTTGGATTAAGAAAAACTACTCTAAAAAGAGCAAATCCCGTATGAAGACTTGATGGTTAAGAAAAATATGCCTAAAAATTAGTGTTGGTgccccaaaatattaaaaatgtctCTTGGGACTCTTAAGGATTTGGATACGGTCAATTTTAGTCCAGCAAACTTGCAAATCGGCCCATAAACTtataagatattgcaattagttcaatttctaaatttagactacaatttttttgaatttttattggtCATTTGTTGCTAATTACGCTTTAATCCTTAATCCTTCAAGTTCGCAGTTATACGTTGAATGTTTGGATTCCAACAAGCAAATTGATATTTCGTTATCCGAACAAATTTctttgaaaatcatcattggacgctttagTCCTTTATCATTTTTTACCTGTCTGGAAAATTGGTGTCTATACGTatatcttatttattttaaattttttactcaAAGTAATATGAAGCTATTCTATCTCctaatattcaaattaaattaaatgtatTTCGAAAGCACTAGAAATAGTATCCCATTGACATATTATTTTTCAGAggttattattaattaatttattttattttaataaaataattccaattccaattttaatttttctatttcaataataaattattatagttaagctatttttataaaaaaaagaacagtaATTTTATTAGCTGGAAtcggtatgaaaaaaaaaataacgtaCACTAGATTCACAAGTTAATTACAATGTTTGagtaaaatcatttttttacataaaattaatttaatataaacaggAATGGGTTTCCATAGTGGACCACAACATTCTAactttgtaaaataatttttccacTAAATTTGTTTGGTCTTATTTTAGAAGGCACTTCACATGCTTATTATGTCTTTACtaaaaaggttttttttttaacctttcaatgctttagaaacaaatctagttactccctccgtcccactttagaagtctcatttgactttacacacagattaagaaaacattaattattcttgtcttttcatattttttcatgttttgcccctattaatgatagtgaaataagggtaaaatggggtattcaatagaaaaataatctaaaaatagtaatgggactttttaaatgggacatcccaaaatagaatatgggacttcttaaacgggacggagggagtattattttgaggatttaattgtttttcccGCTAGTGTGGGACTTAGTCTAGATGGTTAAAGATGTCTCTATgtgcattaaaaaaattatgggtTCAATACATACTTTCGTAATTAACTACTAATAAATTGAGCCTTTAAAAGTCGTACTCTatctttaatataaaaaaattattttctcccGGATGAGGTCAATCTAACCTTCccaaattacaattaattaaactttttaaaattacaattttaaaaaaattgttgataaatatattttaattttagtcagtcacattttttttcaaaaaaaataccaaatttgttcagtttgttttaattataaccatGTTATCAATTATATCCTAAATTTAATCGGTATTTATCCAAAAACTATATTAGATTTGGTtagaattgaaaaatattataaaatgttTAGTGTTTAATAAGTGATGGTTAAAATTGaaacatatttattaaaaattggtcattattgataattttgaaagatttggttaaaattgactttaccataaaaattgatatatttaaaattatatatattttt containing:
- the LOC126655200 gene encoding uncharacterized protein LOC126655200, giving the protein MNGIQDKKAQSIEKQFPGCLGRMVNLFDLTSGVNGNRLLTDKPHRDVSSLSRSRSDVARMMSSPFGDQIEDKMIVSELKRSSSNKKSNGTPIKTLIAREMSKEVDSRHNPPNVVAKLMGLDTLPHQQSNSAAERSHSRGYSRRSLSHSGILVECWEQDHSLDEKIQRVGHHHEESNEYRDVYEIWQQSQTTDVRDSSLHKGRHHENANERKMTLVRQKFMEAKRLATDEKGRQSKEFQDALEVLSSNRDIFLKFLQEPNSMFSPHLYDVQSTPSPETKRITVLRPSNVMDIEKFSGPGKKGDKQFKRAAPTGQSTVREKNNSGCSPIYANQKFEEYPAQPTRIVVLKPSSGKTHDVKTVVSPPLSPPRTLQGEDFYVPEDDEAQESREVAKGTTHPMDETSMGHRRDETLLSSVFSNGYIGDDSSFNKSENEYAVGNLSDSEIMSPTSRHSWEYLNRFGSPYSSSSFSRASCSPESSVCREAKKRLSERWAMMASTGSSQEQKNARRSSSTLGEMLALSDTKKLAKSEVDVTNKEQESRESSSCLSNNLDKEEGVSNSPKSLLRSRSVPVSVTVYDTGLSVDVSNSEVGKSEISKELRKAKSTKSSFKWKVSSLFFSSNKRSSKEKDCVSQSNDESQSATPETPGSPMPSSPGKIGNDASQCANSSGLDNCLSPGLRGSSSKTTFPDLIGTARKQGLVFQEDALSVAKPGNMGENQDQPSPVSVLEPNFDEDDNTAAESSGNFRLNCRGAEVPLKSNLIDKSPPIESIARTLSWDDSYAETATSFSLRPSSMSICPEEEEQDWPFFIQTLLSAAGLDGNTQLDSFSSRWHSPESPIDPALRNKYANLNDKELLHEARRRQRRSNRKLVFDCVNAALAEITRCGFDRSAMVVPGLIQEGTPSSMVVEHVWGQMKEWFGKLSYEESGDRSSLVVERVVRKEVVGKGWVENMRMELDKLGVEIEEKLLAELVEDAVVDLTS